CGGATGCAGCTAGTCTGCGGGTCCACAAGGCCGGGGCCTTTCCTCACATTGCGATGTTTCCCATCGGGACTGTTCTCTGGTGAGGGGACCCCCGCAGCCACACCACCATCTCTCCGCTGGTTGCTGCCATTTGATTCCATGGGATCCATCTTTTCCACGTGGCTGTGACTGGTCTGACAAAACAGTGATTTGCTTTTATTCAGGGAACCTTCCGCCCCCATCTGCTTGGTTGATGGGAGTGTCAAGGTCCCCCGAGTCTCCCAGTTCTCCTCCTCTCTTCTTGTTGGAGACTGATCACGACAACACGCCACACTCTGATGGCTGATCTTTGCTTTGTTGCGTGGGTGCTGATGATTTTCACTGTTGTGGATTGTGCTCAGCACATTAGCGGTGAAGTTGCAGCTCTGTTTCAGGTTGTCAGGCTCTATTAGGCTTGTGTCGACTCTGTGTTGTCCACTCCGAAACACAGTGGATCGCATTGACATTGCGACTTGCTCCAACTGTACGTTTTACCAACATCCACCTTCATAGATAAGGGGGATATTTAAGAGTCTGGATACGTGCTCTTGAGATTCCTCTTCTTTTGCCATTCTAAGGGAGAAACAATGTCAGTAGCTGACCATTGGCCTGTTGCACAAAGCTGGTTTCAGTGGTTACCCCGGTTTTTCGGGCTCACAAAGGTGGATTGGTTTAAAGCGGTGTTCATCGCCATGGTAACATCGTTACGGTACACTGCTAGCCTGCTCTGGAAAAGGTTTTATTCTGGGTAAGAGATATGAGCAGAGTGACATGTGACGCATGACACAGTTAACCctttactgtgggtttacaacAAACGCGAAGCTTGCAATCGCATtccgttgctcgctctagattactcacgggatttaactttgtgtaatgcaaatttttcgctcgagttgaatatattcaacttgggcgaagactcGTTTGAGGCGAACAGTACATGTTTTCGCGACAAACGTGCAGTCCATATcgcatcattcgcatcgccccacgcgaggacgcgtgtgatcgcgtctttgcattgactttgtatgtatgtaatctactcgcgcatatcgctgaactcgcgtctggtgtaaacccacagttagtgTTAACAAGAAAGACACTATGGCGGAAAAGACATCATCATACATTTTACTTTAACATTCACACAAGGAAAATAAAGACAACATTGCAAATactcaacattttaaatgatgttaatccattttttattttaatctgctTTTCGAGTTATGGGTTGCATATGATTAAagtattttaacaaaaataaatttaattataatttttaattataaaaatttGACTCTTCAATATCTTTGACTTGTCATTATTTGTGtacaatgtatttatttacattgaacgttttataataattacataaatTATGTTGAGTTTTCAGCCGGTTTTAAAATGTACTGTTAAACCTTAAtcaactaaataaatgcaaacgGTGTTGTTTTCTGCAGGGTGCATATGTTTAATAAACTCCTCATATTAGCGCATATTTTCTTCATTGGAGAAATACGCACACCTACTTTTTGCGTGTTGAACGCTATTGGCTGTTCGCTGAAAACGTCAGCGCGTGAACGCACATGATAAATAATCATCAACTCGGCGTTTAAACCAGAGTTTAAAAAGTTAACTAGCGTCATAGGACAGATTAAACCGGGTTGGATTTGTCAGGTTTTATCAACTCAAAACTAACTGCAACTTGTTCAACTTGCTTCGTGCAACAGGCCACATGATAAGTGAGAAATAgtgcattacatgtgaatgtggaaatcaaaaatattaaaataagaaCTGAAGAACAGAAGAGAAGCACAACATCCGATTAATTTTAAGTATCTCCATAATAATATGCCATAAGAACTGATTAGACATATTTAGATAACTTACTGAAACAACACAGAGAAACAGAGTTAAGTTACGTCTTACAGAACCCTTTGTGGTCGCGTCGCTCATATTTGCAAACCGATGCATAGGCTAGGTTAAGCTAACCACGTCTACACTCTCTTAACTTTCTCCTAGTGTGCATCGCTTCTTCGTAGCTAGGTAGAAATGCTTTGCATGCACgtttactgttttattcgtcATCGTTGGTGGttgtttatatgcatgcaaCTAAGAATTTTCCATTCAAAGCGAAACAGGAGACATGCATTAACGATCCTCTGCATCTTTATTACTATCTTCAGCGCAGCGTCCACCATTTTAGATATGCAGCAAAAACAATAACAATCATTTTCAGCAGTTCCTTCCACTGCACTGGAGGGACGATGACGCCATTTTAAGTCCAaccattctgtaaaaatataaattctgATGACAACATTACAGCTGCCGACTATCTAACTCGTTCTTCTAcacttttaaatttaaatgcCCTTATCCCCCTCCCAAACTCACCTATCGCCTTCCTTCGGCCGATGTTTGAATCTGCGCGCAATGCGCATGCGCGATGTCTGTCGTGAGTTCCGAATCTCATCAAGTGGTTGAAATCGTGACTCGTGGTTTTATTGCAGAATTAAATATATAGTGCTTGTACAGTTAAGTAATTTTGGGACAGATTGTATGAGTGGCTGAagacaaaaaatgtaataaaaatgttttttcaaaaagaaaTTGTGTAATAAggcttttaaaaatgactttataattttatttaattccataaaacaactaaaaatgAGGAGTGCCTTAAAACTCTCTAAATTACTGGGAAAATATACGGATTACCCCCCCCCCCGGAACTTAATTTACTCAGTTATAATTTgcttttcatgttttatttatttattttatatttatatatttttttatattatttacaatATTCTGCTTGGTATTTTGTTAATGTCTATCATCGATAGTATGTTAATGCCTTTTTGTTATTCAAAATGAttcaataataattaaaaatatatatatatataatatatatatatattttttttttaaatatttttttaattgtttaagtAGAATttactatttaaataaaatattttaaatacacctgcataaaataataaaacctgGGATTGTACTATTGTTGTGTATACATTTTATGGATGAAATTACAGATTTGAATccagaaaataaatgaaagacacAGTGGAGATATTAACTTTATTTAATCGTGACTCGAGAAGGTTTCTGGAACGTGCTAGGTTTGCGTTATGACGTCATGCCTCATGATGTTGATCCATTGTTTCATCAGGATTATGGCGAATATTAAAGCAAACCAAGAATTGATAAAGAGGCTGAGTTCatataacaaatataataaatgtttttattagttcaaatataaattatataaacagTCTCACAAATACAAAAGTATACAGTACTTGAATACTGAGGAGTTCTGGTGGcaatacatttttgcacacttcttgaatgcactgtcggtccctttggataaaagcatatgGCAAATACATAAATGCCAGTGGGCTAAGATAATCTTCTTTTATAgatgtttagatattttactagaaagaaatacaaatacagacatttttttctgtaaaagtAAACAAATAATGGTGTGCTTAGAACAAGCAAAAGAAAAACCTTTCAGGATCTCACGTCTCGTCAGCTTCTAAGAAAAGAGAAAATCATCACCCATTcatatgtgtttattttaacacttttaatAAACCAAAGCTCAAAGTTAAAAGACTTACCTGAGGTAGGGATGTAGCTGACCTGCTATATGGAGACAGAAAAACAATTTAAAGCCTAGCCTGCAGAGACTGCATTAATCTAACGTGCTTTTGGTGGAACAGCATCAGTGTTTTTTGTGTACCTGACTGGCAGGTTTATACATCTTCCTCCATATTTTAAAAGAGGCCAGGGCTCCAAATGCACACAACAGCAGCAGCAATAGTACAGAAGGAATTACAATAACTGGGTCAGGACCAGGTTCTGCAAAAACAAGttgacacacacatatatatgcctaatatatatagagagagatgTATGTGATGCATCTTTATAAATAAGCTTGACCTTGAAAACTTGTTATACCTATACTGATGTCAAGCTTGTTATCCAGGCTAAGATGAATTACAGTGCATGTGTATGAGTGTTTTTCTCTCTGCTCTTCAGCACTCAGTTCAACACTTTTCCTCATCTGGTACGTTCCATCACCATTAGGCAGAAGTTCTCCACCCATGACCCGCTCCTCATTTATCGGCTGGCCATCCCGAAGTAGGGTCAGGTTAATGTGCCGTGGGTAAAAACCAGTTGCCAGGCAAGTAACCTGGACTACACCTGTGTCACTGTTAGATTGTTCGATCACTCTCAGTCTTGGTTTAACTGTCAAGGCAAAATGGGCAACAAGCAGGAAAACATCATAGatcaatgtttcaaaagcatACAGTTCAAATTTAGCAAGGTATCTACTGTACCTCTCGCTGTAACCCGTTTCTTCTCCTTTTTCAGATACTTCTTCAGCTGACTGATGCACAGAGGGCGATAAAAGTGAGCATACAGCCATGCGTCATACTCTAACTGCGCCCTACTCTTTATCACAGGCCATTTCCACTGAGTGTGCTGGTCCCCCTGAATTTCATAGTGTCTCTCGAAGCCACTTTCACCATTAAAGGCCTCCAGGGTCATCATTTTACCAGGCTCATGACGGTGAAGTTCACATCCGACCAGCCTCTGCTGCACGTGAAGGCCTTAGAAAGAAGAACAGAGGCTCACATGCATGTAAAtcttacggtgaaatgccgctacctccaaaagccagagggcgctctcgtgcagaaacgcAATACAGGCTACAATAAAAGGTCTTTAGAGATTAAATACCTATTGTGTAATTAAAGTAATCTATTAAGTAGTATGCTTTGGTTTTCATGCCCTCGTGTATGCCTTTACAGACTGTTGATATGGTCAACTGCTCGGTGACATTAACAGAGTCGTCTTGTGTTTTCTGGACAAAACGGCTCTCGTCGGAGTCATAATGGCCGATGACAATATCATCCAACGAAACAACTGCGGTAAACTCTGGAAATGGAACCGATACATCTCCGGTCAAGAAGGTAGCAAAGACCCACAACGAATGTGATCCTACAAGAGTAGAATATCAAGTTCAATATCCAAACGTTAAAATGGTTTAAGATCATTTTGTTCTTGTGTTCTCGTGGCTTACCTGAATCAGAATACACCGGCGCTGAAAGTATGCATATTACAGCGattaaatgcaacattttaacATGTTGAACGAGGtggatttgtttttaaaacagcATTAGACATACTTTCAATGCTAAATCTCAGTATGACAAGTTACAAACTTCCCCTTTGTTGTCGTAACAAATGGAGGTGTGGTTAAAAACGCACGTGGCTCCGCTAGATGGCGCAAATCAAGAGCA
This window of the Misgurnus anguillicaudatus chromosome 19, ASM2758022v2, whole genome shotgun sequence genome carries:
- the LOC129436419 gene encoding major histocompatibility complex class I-related gene protein isoform X3; translation: MLHLIAVICILSAPVYSDSGSHSLWVFATFLTGDVSVPFPEFTAVVSLDDIVIGHYDSDESRFVQKTQDDSVNVTEQLTISTVCKGIHEGMKTKAYYLIDYFNYTIGLHVQQRLVGCELHRHEPGKMMTLEAFNGESGFERHYEIQGDQHTQWKWPVIKSRAQLEYDAWLYAHFYRPLCISQLKKYLKKEKKRVTARVKPRLRVIEQSNSDTGVVQVTCLATGFYPRHINLTLLRDGQPINEERVMGGELLPNGDGTYQMRKSVELSAEEQREKHSYTCTVIHLSLDNKLDISIEPGPDPVIVIPSVLLLLLLCAFGALASFKIWRKMYKPASQVSYIPTSEADET
- the LOC129436419 gene encoding major histocompatibility complex class I-related gene protein isoform X4 encodes the protein MLHLIAVICILSAPVYSDSGSHSLWVFATFLTGDVSVPFPEFTAVVSLDDIVIGHYDSDESRFVQKTQDDSVNVTEQLTISTVCKGIHEGMKTKAYYLIDYFNYTIGLHVQQRLVGCELHRHEPGKMMTLEAFNGESGFERHYEIQGDQHTQWKWPVIKSRAQLEYDAWLYAHFYRPLCISQLKKYLKKEKKRVTARVKPRLRVIEQSNSDTGVVQVTCLATGFYPRHINLTLLRDGQPINEERVMGGELLPNGDGTYQMRKSVELSAEEQREKHSYTCTVIHLSLDNKLDISIEPGPDPVIVIPSVLLLLLLCAFGALASFKIWRKMYKPASQVSYIPTSADET
- the LOC129436419 gene encoding major histocompatibility complex class I-related gene protein isoform X2, which translates into the protein MLHLIAVICILSAPVYSDSGSHSLWVFATFLTGDVSVPFPEFTAVVSLDDIVIGHYDSDESRFVQKTQDDSVNVTEQLTISTVCKGIHEGMKTKAYYLIDYFNYTIGLHVQQRLVGCELHRHEPGKMMTLEAFNGESGFERHYEIQGDQHTQWKWPVIKSRAQLEYDAWLYAHFYRPLCISQLKKYLKKEKKRVTARVKPRLRVIEQSNSDTGVVQVTCLATGFYPRHINLTLLRDGQPINEERVMGGELLPNGDGTYQMRKSVELSAEEQREKHSYTCTVIHLSLDNKLDISIEPGPDPVIVIPSVLLLLLLCAFGALASFKIWRKMYKPASQQVSYIPTSADET
- the LOC129436419 gene encoding major histocompatibility complex class I-related gene protein isoform X1 — encoded protein: MLHLIAVICILSAPVYSDSGSHSLWVFATFLTGDVSVPFPEFTAVVSLDDIVIGHYDSDESRFVQKTQDDSVNVTEQLTISTVCKGIHEGMKTKAYYLIDYFNYTIGLHVQQRLVGCELHRHEPGKMMTLEAFNGESGFERHYEIQGDQHTQWKWPVIKSRAQLEYDAWLYAHFYRPLCISQLKKYLKKEKKRVTARVKPRLRVIEQSNSDTGVVQVTCLATGFYPRHINLTLLRDGQPINEERVMGGELLPNGDGTYQMRKSVELSAEEQREKHSYTCTVIHLSLDNKLDISIEPGPDPVIVIPSVLLLLLLCAFGALASFKIWRKMYKPASQQVSYIPTSEADET